A section of the bacterium genome encodes:
- a CDS encoding DNRLRE domain-containing protein yields the protein MGRSYILIGLLFLIAGCGNREDLVGPEVSNRFENWPTSAILEFSLAQDSYYPQTVNTGSREKLLAGRWEGYKARTLLKFDLSDIPDTAAIQEATLELYCFGSYGSSQVSLSLHEVTETWEEDKVTWKDDIAFHQELDTKEIIGAGTVSWSGGIMEAVRGRLTNGSISLLIRSTQEDIDTSLKEFYSKEKTLGIDGAETSPSMTVKYELEGETEAASVKLNPIEDVFIITKSESETPTGQEDVLVVGAFNGYSHRMALQFSIFPGEEDELPNEATIDKAELRLHGYNILGEEGSSLSVSIYAITEKWTEGEADLASYNPTAKAAGELTSDTSSLNITSLVDAWNREGGNLGLLIKPTDEVEGSSFKGVYSSEHPTPELRPVVVVTYTLPPTKPGYDK from the coding sequence ATGGGAAGGTCTTACATCCTTATCGGGTTGCTTTTTCTTATAGCTGGGTGTGGGAATCGTGAAGATCTGGTGGGCCCTGAGGTAAGCAATAGATTTGAAAATTGGCCTACCTCGGCCATACTCGAATTCAGCTTAGCCCAGGATTCATACTATCCCCAGACAGTTAATACCGGAAGCCGTGAGAAATTGCTGGCCGGGAGATGGGAGGGATATAAGGCCAGGACCCTTTTAAAGTTTGACCTGAGCGATATACCAGATACGGCGGCTATACAGGAGGCAACCCTCGAATTATACTGCTTTGGATCTTACGGGAGCAGCCAGGTCAGCTTATCCCTCCATGAAGTCACAGAAACATGGGAGGAAGATAAGGTCACCTGGAAGGATGACATAGCCTTTCATCAGGAACTGGATACCAAGGAAATAATAGGCGCAGGGACAGTCTCGTGGTCGGGGGGAATAATGGAGGCCGTGAGGGGAAGACTGACTAATGGCTCGATTAGCCTTTTGATAAGATCGACTCAGGAAGACATTGACACCTCCCTTAAGGAGTTCTATTCTAAGGAAAAGACCCTGGGAATAGATGGGGCGGAAACTTCTCCGTCTATGACCGTTAAGTATGAATTAGAGGGCGAGACAGAAGCTGCTTCGGTGAAATTAAACCCTATCGAGGATGTCTTTATTATCACTAAAAGTGAGTCTGAAACCCCGACCGGCCAGGAAGATGTTTTAGTGGTAGGCGCCTTTAATGGATATAGCCACAGGATGGCCCTTCAGTTTTCCATTTTTCCCGGGGAAGAGGACGAACTGCCGAATGAGGCCACCATAGACAAGGCTGAACTCAGATTGCACGGTTATAATATCCTGGGCGAAGAAGGCAGCTCATTAAGTGTCTCTATTTACGCCATTACTGAAAAATGGACGGAAGGGGAGGCTGACCTCGCCAGTTATAACCCGACGGCTAAAGCGGCCGGAGAACTTACCTCAGATACCTCGAGTTTGAATATAACCTCGCTGGTGGACGCTTGGAATAGAGAGGGCGGAAATCTTGGCCTGCTCATAAAACCGACGGATGAAGTGGAGGGAAGTTCCTTCAAGGGGGTCTATTCTTCGGAACATCCTACACCTGAGCTGAGGCCGGTGGTAGTTGTGACCTATACTCTACCGCCGACTAAGCCTGGATACGATAAATAG